In Natronomonas halophila, one DNA window encodes the following:
- a CDS encoding rhodanese-like domain-containing protein — MDGEISAEELQELLETNGDVRIVDIRSRAAFRRGHIPKSENVPFGELTDRIEDFTDAERVVTVCPHGKASQQAARLIGSYEGFSGRVDSLEPGIEGWSYELETDAETASDGGSGEGEAADEGPEAPF, encoded by the coding sequence ATGGACGGCGAGATTTCGGCCGAGGAACTACAGGAGTTGCTGGAGACGAACGGCGACGTTCGCATCGTCGATATCCGGTCACGGGCGGCGTTCCGCCGGGGACACATCCCGAAAAGCGAGAACGTCCCGTTCGGCGAACTGACTGACCGCATCGAGGACTTCACCGATGCCGAGCGGGTCGTGACGGTCTGTCCGCACGGCAAGGCGAGCCAGCAGGCCGCACGCCTCATCGGCAGTTACGAGGGCTTTTCCGGCCGCGTCGATTCGCTCGAACCCGGCATCGAGGGGTGGTCTTACGAACTGGAAACGGACGCGGAGACGGCTTCGGATGGCGGTTCCGGCGAGGGCGAAGCGGCCGACGAAGGCCCTGAAGCTCCCTTCTAA
- a CDS encoding NUDIX hydrolase, whose amino-acid sequence MTDRSPTDHDWTVIESNTEYETGWYTGGYDLVELPDGREKQYYWAALPAAVVIVAVVDDPPSLGLPAPGSPGGGDSPPEDTRSVVMVEQFRPTIRELCYELPAGIVEDGETYAAAGARELEEEVGIVADSVELLEDFWCSTGVLRHRRGIVWAEGFEPGERKLDGSEFLDVRTVPVEDALGVARSDSANDATIEGLLLADADGLL is encoded by the coding sequence ATGACCGACCGGAGTCCAACCGACCACGACTGGACCGTCATCGAATCGAACACGGAGTACGAAACCGGCTGGTACACCGGCGGCTATGACCTCGTCGAGTTGCCGGACGGCCGCGAAAAGCAGTACTACTGGGCGGCACTCCCGGCGGCTGTCGTCATCGTCGCCGTCGTCGACGACCCGCCGTCCCTCGGCTTGCCGGCCCCCGGATCGCCGGGCGGGGGCGACTCACCTCCCGAGGACACCCGGTCGGTCGTGATGGTCGAGCAGTTCCGACCGACGATTCGAGAACTCTGCTACGAACTGCCGGCGGGTATCGTCGAGGACGGCGAGACGTACGCCGCGGCGGGCGCCCGCGAACTCGAAGAGGAGGTCGGCATCGTCGCCGATTCGGTCGAACTACTGGAGGATTTCTGGTGTTCGACGGGCGTGTTGCGCCACCGACGTGGCATCGTCTGGGCCGAGGGCTTCGAGCCCGGCGAGCGGAAACTCGACGGCAGCGAGTTCCTCGACGTCCGGACGGTCCCCGTCGAGGACGCACTGGGCGTCGCCCGGAGCGACTCGGCCAACGACGCCACCATCGAGGGGCTGTTGCTGGCCGATGCCGACGGCCTGCTGTAG
- a CDS encoding DUF5809 family protein has translation MRTEGTLSPESWDEAEQRYDSLGSVAQTVVREVAKAMEFGREEYGERVTGEVVETARQTLFAEQLAVSVGTNEEFEAWRESFDGDVRVAGSDNVDRVAWHAVPFADRAVAATFQNEPEAAVATLRRMAFNRIYREELCDP, from the coding sequence ATGCGCACGGAGGGGACCCTTTCGCCCGAATCGTGGGACGAAGCCGAACAGCGCTACGACTCGCTGGGATCGGTCGCACAGACCGTCGTCCGCGAGGTCGCGAAGGCCATGGAGTTCGGCCGCGAGGAATACGGCGAGCGCGTGACGGGCGAGGTGGTCGAAACCGCACGCCAGACACTGTTCGCCGAGCAACTGGCCGTCTCGGTCGGCACGAACGAGGAGTTCGAAGCGTGGCGCGAGAGCTTCGACGGGGACGTACGCGTTGCCGGCAGTGACAACGTCGACCGGGTCGCGTGGCACGCCGTGCCCTTCGCCGACAGGGCGGTCGCGGCGACCTTCCAGAACGAACCCGAGGCGGCCGTCGCGACGCTCCGCCGGATGGCGTTCAATCGCATCTACCGCGAGGAATTATGCGACCCGTAG
- a CDS encoding DUF5810 domain-containing protein produces MGYACPVCEDPQADAGHLANHLAFSAMLGDADHEAWLDDHAPEWEGMGESDLADIVADDVEETEFPQVFEDTTGKPDSAGDPLEERSGALFDEGQEHAGHGHGHDHSHDHGSDESHDTGGIVDTSGAMDAETEAVLEEAREMTQEMLADEDEDEEKAEDESE; encoded by the coding sequence ATGGGATACGCCTGCCCCGTCTGTGAGGACCCGCAAGCCGACGCGGGCCATCTCGCCAACCATCTCGCCTTCTCGGCGATGCTCGGTGACGCCGACCACGAGGCGTGGCTCGACGACCACGCACCGGAGTGGGAGGGGATGGGCGAGTCGGACCTCGCCGACATCGTCGCTGACGACGTCGAGGAAACGGAGTTCCCGCAGGTCTTCGAGGACACGACCGGGAAGCCGGATTCGGCCGGCGACCCCCTCGAAGAACGCTCGGGTGCACTGTTCGACGAGGGTCAGGAACACGCCGGTCACGGGCATGGACACGACCACAGCCACGACCACGGAAGCGACGAGAGCCACGACACCGGTGGTATCGTCGATACCTCGGGCGCGATGGACGCCGAAACCGAAGCCGTCCTCGAAGAGGCCAGGGAGATGACCCAGGAGATGCTGGCCGACGAGGACGAAGACGAGGAGAAAGCGGAAGACGAAAGCGAGTGA
- the rimI gene encoding ribosomal protein S18-alanine N-acetyltransferase — MTTTSPRGEVTVRQATRADLLSIFRIEKRSFDQPWPYAAFERFLGEHGFTVAERDGEVIGYAVADSVANHGTPLGHLKDLAVDPEHRGEGIGRLLLSQTLTRLFIEGAGRVKLEVRRGNRPARSLYEEFGFELHHVSPSYYDDGEDALVMVREA, encoded by the coding sequence GTGACTACGACCTCGCCACGGGGGGAGGTAACCGTTCGCCAAGCGACGCGAGCGGATCTGCTATCGATCTTCCGCATCGAGAAGCGGTCCTTCGACCAGCCGTGGCCCTACGCCGCCTTTGAGCGGTTCCTCGGCGAACACGGGTTTACCGTCGCCGAACGCGACGGCGAGGTCATCGGCTATGCGGTCGCCGACAGCGTGGCCAACCACGGGACGCCTCTCGGCCACCTCAAGGACCTCGCGGTCGACCCCGAACACCGCGGTGAGGGAATCGGTCGACTGTTGCTCTCACAGACGCTCACCCGCCTGTTCATCGAGGGCGCCGGTCGCGTCAAACTCGAAGTCCGGCGGGGGAACCGACCCGCTCGGTCGCTCTACGAGGAATTCGGCTTCGAACTCCACCACGTCTCGCCGAGCTATTACGACGACGGCGAGGACGCGCTGGTGATGGTCCGGGAGGCGTAG